The Rhodobacter sp. CZR27 genome includes a window with the following:
- a CDS encoding amidase, producing the protein MDWLWMTAAELGRGIEAGRIHPVELTEAFLDAAEDHPESHRIYARLTRPRARAEAMAAAQRAKLGLRRGLLDGVPLSWKDLFDTAGIATEAGSALLAGRVPERDAEVLATATLGGLVCLGKTHMSELAFSGLGLNPVTATPPCVNDPVAVPGGSSSGAAASVAFGLAPAAIGTDTGGSVRIPAAWNDLTGLKTTSGRLSLRGVVPLAERFDTVGPIARSVEDCAMLLAALEGGPMPDLRGVSLAGTRLLVLETVALEGLREAPAQGFEEAVGRLARAGARIERVAAPEVAEAMALAGPLFTGEAYAIWREAVEAAPQLMFPRILERFRSGASVGVADYVAGWRRLMALRAAWGERTAAHDAVLVPTSPILPPQAERLMTDEDYYVTENLLALRNTRIGNLLGLPALTLPTGQPSCGISLMGRPMGEERLLRLGLAVERALG; encoded by the coding sequence ATGGACTGGCTTTGGATGACTGCGGCGGAGCTGGGTCGGGGGATCGAGGCCGGAAGGATCCATCCGGTCGAACTGACCGAGGCCTTCCTCGACGCCGCCGAGGACCACCCGGAAAGCCACCGCATCTATGCCCGGCTCACCCGGCCGCGGGCGCGCGCCGAGGCGATGGCCGCGGCCCAGCGGGCAAAGCTCGGCCTGCGGCGAGGGCTGCTGGACGGGGTCCCGCTGTCGTGGAAGGACCTGTTCGACACGGCCGGCATCGCGACCGAGGCCGGTTCGGCGCTGCTCGCGGGGCGCGTGCCCGAGCGCGACGCCGAGGTGCTGGCGACGGCGACGCTGGGCGGTCTCGTCTGCCTCGGCAAGACCCACATGTCGGAGCTGGCGTTCTCGGGGCTGGGGCTGAACCCGGTGACGGCGACGCCGCCCTGTGTGAACGATCCCGTCGCCGTGCCGGGCGGCTCGTCATCCGGGGCGGCGGCCTCGGTCGCCTTCGGGCTGGCGCCGGCGGCCATCGGCACCGATACCGGCGGCTCGGTCCGCATTCCGGCGGCCTGGAACGACCTGACCGGCCTCAAGACCACCTCGGGGCGGCTGTCGCTGCGCGGCGTGGTGCCGCTGGCCGAGCGGTTCGACACCGTGGGGCCGATCGCCCGCAGCGTCGAGGATTGCGCGATGCTGCTGGCGGCGCTGGAAGGCGGCCCGATGCCGGACCTGCGCGGCGTGTCGCTGGCCGGCACGCGGCTTCTGGTGCTGGAGACGGTTGCGCTCGAGGGTCTGCGCGAGGCGCCGGCCCAGGGGTTCGAGGAGGCCGTTGGCCGCCTCGCCCGCGCCGGCGCCCGCATCGAGCGGGTGGCGGCGCCCGAGGTGGCAGAGGCGATGGCTCTGGCCGGGCCGCTCTTCACCGGCGAGGCCTATGCGATCTGGCGTGAGGCCGTCGAGGCGGCGCCGCAGCTGATGTTCCCGCGCATCCTCGAACGGTTCCGCTCGGGCGCGAGCGTCGGGGTGGCGGATTACGTGGCAGGCTGGCGCCGGCTCATGGCACTGCGGGCGGCCTGGGGCGAGCGGACCGCCGCGCATGACGCCGTGCTGGTGCCGACCTCGCCGATCCTGCCCCCGCAGGCCGAGCGGCTGATGACGGACGAGGACTATTACGTCACCGAGAATCTTCTGGCGCTGAGAAACACCCGGATCGGCAACCTGCTCGGTCTGCCGGCGCTGACGCTGCCGACCGGCCAGCCGTCCTGCGGGATCTCGCTCATGGGGAGGCCGATGGGCGAGGAACGCCTTCTGCGGCTGGGGCTTGCGGTCGAGCGGGCGCTCGGCTGA
- a CDS encoding aminotransferase class I/II-fold pyridoxal phosphate-dependent enzyme, whose protein sequence is MAFPERFSNLPDYAFPRLRKLLDSHAPGGEPIAMTIGEPKHAMPGFVGPVLAASLQGFGVYPPNDGTPELLDAISGWLARRYRVEVGPDRLMVLNGTREGLFNAALALVPEQKRGRRPVVLMPNPFYQVYAMAALALGAEPVYVPAVASNGFLPDYAGLPAEVLERTALAYLCSPANPQGAVASRDYWAGLMALAEKHDFRVFADECYSEIWRTAPPVGALEVADAAGTDPERVFAFHSLSKRSNLPGLRSGFVAGGAEGIARIRQLRAFAGAPLPLPVQRVSERAWADETHVEANRALYQEKFRIADQVFSGMQGYMGPEGGFFLWLPVPDGEEAALHLWRETGVRVLPGAYLAREVGGENPGKGYIRVAMVATKDEMQCGLIRLRDCLYA, encoded by the coding sequence ATGGCATTTCCCGAGCGGTTTTCGAACCTGCCAGATTACGCATTTCCGCGTCTGCGGAAGCTGCTCGACTCGCACGCTCCGGGCGGCGAGCCGATTGCCATGACCATCGGCGAGCCGAAGCATGCCATGCCCGGTTTCGTCGGCCCGGTGCTGGCCGCCTCGCTGCAGGGCTTCGGGGTCTATCCGCCGAACGACGGCACGCCGGAACTTCTGGATGCGATCTCCGGCTGGCTTGCCCGGCGCTATCGCGTCGAGGTCGGGCCGGATCGCCTGATGGTGCTGAACGGCACGCGCGAGGGGCTGTTCAACGCAGCCCTTGCGCTGGTGCCCGAGCAGAAGCGGGGCCGCCGGCCGGTCGTGCTGATGCCGAACCCGTTCTATCAGGTCTATGCGATGGCCGCGCTCGCGCTGGGGGCCGAGCCGGTCTATGTGCCGGCGGTGGCCTCCAACGGCTTCCTGCCGGACTACGCGGGCCTGCCCGCCGAGGTCCTCGAGCGGACGGCGCTGGCCTATCTCTGCTCGCCAGCCAATCCGCAGGGCGCGGTCGCCTCGCGCGATTACTGGGCGGGTCTGATGGCCCTGGCGGAGAAGCACGATTTCCGCGTCTTCGCCGACGAATGCTATTCCGAGATCTGGCGCACGGCGCCGCCGGTCGGCGCGCTGGAGGTGGCGGACGCGGCAGGCACCGATCCCGAACGGGTCTTCGCCTTCCACTCGCTCTCGAAGCGCTCGAACCTGCCCGGATTGCGGTCGGGCTTCGTGGCCGGCGGGGCCGAGGGCATCGCCCGCATCCGCCAGTTGCGCGCCTTCGCCGGGGCACCGCTGCCCCTGCCGGTGCAGCGGGTGTCCGAGCGCGCCTGGGCCGACGAAACCCATGTCGAGGCGAACCGCGCGCTCTATCAGGAGAAATTCCGCATCGCCGATCAGGTGTTTTCCGGCATGCAGGGCTATATGGGACCCGAGGGAGGCTTCTTCCTCTGGCTGCCCGTGCCCGACGGCGAGGAGGCGGCGCTGCATCTCTGGCGCGAGACCGGGGTGCGGGTTCTGCCCGGCGCCTATCTTGCGCGCGAGGTCGGCGGCGAGAACCCCGGCAAGGGCTATATCAGGGTCGCCATGGTGGCCACGAAGGACGAAATGCAGTGCGGGCTGATCCGGCTCCGCGACTGCCTTTACGCGTGA
- a CDS encoding DNA translocase FtsK 4TM domain-containing protein, with translation MASYNARQRDPLLDQNMQAMLERRGRELLGIGLLITALCFLLMLGTYSPEDPGWMVATDEPAQNALGRFGAAVASTLMIIAGKGSWGLPIVSAAWGLRFMLHQGEERALGRIVFAVIAVALGSVYAATHVPGPEWTHSFGLGGLFGDTVLGALLEIVPLPAAIGLKLLSLLVGGGVVAMGLFVCGFDLRELRAVAQFLLVGLVVTYNTALQLAGRGSAQAAQLLQEKIQAHREGRAAVDAAVMAEAMPRPRSRFRQAEPEPEPAPAPRPSFLSRFRPVSAPDIDPEAVIEQPAWGRPAVLRAEPRHVEPEPAPVRERTGLLARMPQLIRRAADPEAELVEPLLSASAANAEGPTEDRIKARINDVIRSRVRQTTAPLSPIAAAIARREPPVARRRTGPAPLVATRRGPMELPPEPPLVASEKIRFASGMVASRGPVAATARLAVSALEAATASARAPRLAVDLDDYPADDEDYLSDEALSLEADAYGAEPDEPEWREHEDFDDSADWALDLARPETKPAAPRAPERTVAVQMPQARPQPSRQAVAEAQPRMRFEEQETHYELPPLSLLTCPSTIVRNTLSVDALKENARMLESVLDDYGVKGEIVDAQAGPVVTLYELEPAPGLKASRVIGLADDIARSMSALSARVSTVPGRTVIGIELPNASREKVILREILSSRDFGDSSMRLPLALGKDIAGRPVVANLAKMPHLLIAGTTGSGKSVAINTMILSLLYKLTPEECRLIMIDPKMLELSVYDGIPHLLSPVVTDPKKAVVALKWVVGEMEERYRKMSKLGVRNIEGYNGRVSEALEKGEMFKRTIQTGFDEDTGEPVFETEDLQPVKLPFIVVVVDEMADLMMVAGKEIEACIQRLAQMARASGIHLIMATQRPSVDVITGTIKANFPTRISFQVTSKIDSRTILGEQGAEQLLGMGDMLYMAGGAKITRIHGPFVSDEEVEEIVNHLKSFGPPKYMSGVVEGPEDDKADEIDAVLGLGGNTDGEDALYDQAVAVVAKDRKCSTSYIQRKLGIGYNKAARLVEQMEENGVVTAANHVGKREILLPEQ, from the coding sequence ATGGCATCCTATAACGCTCGGCAGCGCGACCCGCTTCTGGATCAGAACATGCAGGCGATGCTGGAACGGCGCGGACGCGAGCTGCTGGGCATCGGCCTGCTGATCACGGCGCTCTGCTTCCTGCTGATGCTCGGCACCTACTCGCCCGAGGACCCGGGCTGGATGGTCGCGACGGACGAGCCGGCGCAGAACGCGCTTGGCCGCTTCGGGGCGGCGGTGGCCTCGACGCTGATGATCATCGCGGGCAAGGGCTCGTGGGGCCTGCCGATCGTCTCGGCGGCCTGGGGCCTGCGCTTCATGCTGCATCAGGGCGAGGAGCGCGCGCTGGGCCGCATCGTCTTTGCCGTGATCGCGGTGGCGCTGGGGTCGGTCTATGCCGCGACCCATGTGCCGGGACCGGAATGGACCCATTCCTTCGGTCTGGGCGGGCTTTTCGGCGATACCGTGCTGGGTGCGCTGCTCGAGATCGTGCCGCTGCCCGCGGCCATCGGGCTGAAGCTTCTGTCGCTGCTGGTCGGCGGCGGGGTGGTGGCCATGGGCCTCTTCGTCTGCGGCTTCGACCTGCGCGAGTTGCGCGCGGTCGCGCAGTTCCTGCTGGTGGGCCTCGTCGTGACCTACAACACCGCGCTGCAACTGGCCGGCCGCGGCTCGGCGCAGGCGGCGCAGCTGCTGCAGGAGAAGATCCAGGCCCATCGCGAGGGTCGGGCGGCCGTCGACGCCGCGGTGATGGCCGAGGCTATGCCGCGTCCGCGCAGCAGGTTCCGTCAGGCAGAGCCGGAGCCGGAGCCTGCCCCGGCCCCGCGGCCGAGCTTCCTCAGCCGCTTCCGCCCTGTGAGCGCGCCGGACATCGACCCCGAGGCGGTGATCGAGCAGCCGGCATGGGGCCGCCCGGCCGTGCTGCGGGCCGAGCCGCGCCATGTCGAGCCGGAACCCGCGCCGGTGCGCGAACGCACGGGCCTTCTGGCGCGGATGCCGCAACTGATCCGGCGCGCCGCCGATCCCGAGGCCGAACTGGTCGAGCCCCTGCTTTCCGCCTCGGCCGCGAATGCCGAGGGCCCGACCGAGGACCGGATCAAGGCGCGGATCAATGACGTGATCCGTTCGCGCGTGCGCCAGACCACGGCGCCGCTCTCGCCGATCGCCGCCGCCATCGCCCGCCGCGAGCCGCCGGTGGCGCGCCGCCGCACCGGCCCCGCCCCGCTGGTCGCCACCCGCCGCGGCCCGATGGAGCTGCCGCCCGAGCCGCCGCTGGTCGCGAGCGAGAAGATCCGCTTCGCCTCGGGCATGGTGGCCAGCCGCGGGCCGGTCGCCGCGACCGCCCGCCTTGCCGTCAGCGCGCTGGAGGCGGCGACCGCCTCGGCCCGTGCTCCCCGCCTTGCGGTGGACCTCGACGATTACCCGGCCGATGACGAGGACTATCTGTCGGACGAGGCCCTGTCCCTTGAGGCGGATGCCTATGGCGCCGAACCGGACGAGCCGGAATGGCGCGAGCACGAGGATTTCGACGACAGCGCCGACTGGGCGCTCGACCTCGCGCGGCCCGAGACGAAGCCGGCCGCGCCGCGCGCGCCGGAGCGGACGGTTGCCGTGCAGATGCCGCAGGCGCGGCCGCAGCCCTCGCGGCAGGCGGTGGCGGAAGCCCAGCCCCGGATGCGGTTCGAGGAGCAGGAGACGCATTACGAACTGCCGCCGCTGTCTCTGCTGACCTGCCCCTCGACGATCGTGCGCAACACGCTGTCGGTCGATGCCCTGAAGGAAAACGCTCGGATGCTCGAATCCGTGCTGGACGACTATGGCGTGAAGGGCGAGATCGTGGACGCGCAGGCGGGCCCCGTCGTCACGCTTTACGAACTGGAGCCGGCGCCGGGGCTGAAGGCCAGCCGCGTGATCGGTCTGGCCGACGACATCGCGCGCTCCATGTCGGCGCTTTCGGCCCGCGTCTCGACCGTGCCGGGGCGGACCGTCATCGGCATCGAACTGCCGAACGCCAGCCGCGAAAAGGTGATCCTGCGCGAGATCCTGTCGTCGCGCGACTTCGGCGACAGTTCGATGCGGCTGCCGCTGGCGCTGGGCAAGGACATCGCGGGTCGGCCGGTGGTCGCGAACCTCGCCAAGATGCCCCACCTGCTGATCGCCGGGACCACCGGCTCGGGCAAGTCGGTGGCGATCAACACCATGATCCTCTCCCTCCTCTACAAGCTGACGCCCGAGGAATGCCGGCTGATCATGATCGACCCGAAGATGCTGGAACTTTCCGTCTATGACGGCATCCCGCACCTCCTTTCCCCCGTGGTGACCGACCCGAAGAAGGCGGTCGTCGCCCTCAAGTGGGTCGTGGGCGAGATGGAGGAACGCTACCGCAAGATGTCCAAGCTCGGCGTCCGGAACATCGAGGGCTACAACGGCCGCGTGTCCGAGGCGCTCGAGAAGGGCGAGATGTTCAAGCGGACGATCCAGACCGGCTTCGACGAGGACACCGGAGAGCCGGTGTTCGAGACCGAGGACCTCCAGCCGGTCAAGCTGCCCTTCATCGTCGTCGTGGTGGACGAGATGGCCGACCTGATGATGGTCGCGGGCAAGGAGATCGAGGCTTGCATCCAGCGCCTCGCGCAGATGGCGCGGGCGTCGGGCATCCACCTGATCATGGCGACGCAGCGCCCCTCGGTCGACGTCATCACCGGCACGATCAAGGCGAACTTCCCGACCCGGATCAGCTTCCAGGTCACCTCGAAGATCGACAGCCGCACCATCCTGGGCGAGCAGGGGGCCGAGCAGCTTCTGGGCATGGGCGACATGCTCTACATGGCGGGCGGGGCGAAGATCACCCGCATCCACGGCCCCTTCGTCAGCGACGAGGAAGTCGAGGAGATCGTCAACCACCTGAAAAGCTTCGGCCCGCCGAAATACATGTCCGGCGTGGTGGAAGGCCCCGAGGACGACAAGGCCGACGAGATCGACGCGGTGCTGGGCCTCGGCGGCAATACCGATGGTGAGGACGCGCTTTACGATCAGGCGGTGGCGGTGGTCGCCAAGGACCGCAAGTGCTCGACCTCCTACATCCAGCGCAAGCTGGGCATCGGCTACAACAAGGCCGCGCGGCTCGTCGAGCAGATGGAGGAGAACGGCGTCGTCACCGCCGCGAACCACGTCGGCAAGCGCGAGATCCTGCTGCCGGAGCAGTGA
- a CDS encoding outer membrane lipoprotein carrier protein LolA, with protein sequence MRSKGQATSFMTMKPMRLMLAAAAFAAFALPAAAEKIPLSAISTYLNRLTTAEADFTQVNADGSMSTGRIFIKRPGRVRFEYAPPEKSLVMAGGGQVAIFDAKSNQPPEQYPLSRTPLSLILAENIDLGRAKMVVGHREDRNTTRVVAQDPAHPEYGTIEMVFTGNPVALRQWVITDDTGNQTTVILGEMKKGGNLPSSLFSIQSEAAKRNR encoded by the coding sequence ATGCGCAGCAAGGGGCAAGCGACTAGCTTCATGACCATGAAACCGATGCGCCTGATGCTTGCCGCCGCGGCCTTTGCCGCCTTTGCCCTTCCCGCGGCCGCGGAGAAGATCCCGCTGTCCGCGATCTCGACCTACCTGAACCGGCTGACCACGGCCGAGGCGGATTTCACGCAGGTGAATGCCGACGGGTCGATGTCCACGGGGCGGATCTTCATCAAGCGCCCCGGCCGCGTGCGCTTCGAATATGCCCCGCCGGAAAAGAGCCTCGTGATGGCGGGCGGCGGTCAGGTCGCGATCTTCGACGCGAAGTCGAACCAGCCGCCCGAGCAGTATCCGCTGAGCCGCACGCCGCTGAGCCTGATCCTGGCCGAGAACATCGACCTTGGCCGCGCGAAGATGGTGGTGGGCCACCGCGAGGACAGGAACACCACCCGCGTCGTGGCGCAGGACCCGGCGCATCCGGAATATGGCACCATCGAGATGGTGTTCACCGGCAACCCGGTCGCGCTCCGCCAGTGGGTGATCACCGACGACACCGGCAACCAGACCACGGTGATCCTGGGCGAGATGAAGAAGGGCGGCAACCTGCCCTCGTCGCTCTTCAGCATCCAGAGCGAGGCGGCGAAGCGCAACCGCTGA
- a CDS encoding lytic transglycosylase: MSRLLRAAILLVFLASCGGGRYSPPRDLENACSIVAERPQYYRAMKTTERRWGVPVSVQMATIHQESKFVGNARTPHQYLLGIIPMGRQSSAYGYSQALDGTWEEYMDDRGKRRARRDRIEDATDFMGWYMDGTSRSLGIPKWDATNQYLAYHEGRSGYARGSHNGKPWLLAVAQRVGAREQLYRSQLAYCRR; encoded by the coding sequence ATGAGCAGACTTCTCCGCGCGGCGATCCTGCTGGTCTTTTTGGCCTCCTGCGGCGGCGGGCGCTACTCCCCGCCTCGCGATCTGGAGAACGCCTGCAGCATCGTCGCGGAACGGCCGCAATACTACCGCGCCATGAAGACGACCGAGCGCCGCTGGGGCGTGCCGGTCTCGGTCCAGATGGCCACCATCCACCAGGAATCGAAGTTCGTCGGCAACGCCCGGACACCGCACCAGTACCTGCTCGGCATCATCCCGATGGGGCGGCAAAGCTCGGCCTATGGCTACAGCCAGGCGCTCGACGGCACCTGGGAGGAATACATGGACGACCGCGGCAAGCGCCGCGCCCGCCGCGACCGCATCGAGGATGCCACCGACTTCATGGGGTGGTACATGGACGGCACCAGCCGCAGCCTCGGCATCCCGAAGTGGGACGCGACGAACCAGTATCTCGCCTATCACGAGGGTCGGTCGGGCTATGCCCGCGGCAGCCACAACGGCAAGCCCTGGCTTCTGGCGGTTGCCCAGCGTGTCGGCGCGCGCGAGCAACTCTACCGCTCGCAGCTCGCCTACTGCCGCCGCTGA
- the hspQ gene encoding heat shock protein HspQ, with translation MLKTEAKYHLGQVLRHRKHPFRGVVFDVDAMFSNTEEWYDAIPEDSRPSRDQPFYHLLAENDQSYYVAYVSEQNLVPDDTGEPVEHPDLSELFGEFEDGRYPLQFQLN, from the coding sequence ATGCTCAAGACAGAGGCGAAATATCATCTCGGGCAGGTGCTTCGTCATCGGAAGCATCCTTTCCGCGGCGTCGTCTTCGACGTGGACGCGATGTTCTCCAACACCGAGGAATGGTATGACGCCATCCCCGAGGACAGCCGGCCGTCCCGCGACCAGCCCTTCTACCATCTGCTGGCGGAGAACGATCAGAGCTACTACGTGGCCTATGTATCCGAGCAGAACCTCGTGCCGGACGACACGGGAGAGCCGGTGGAACATCCCGATCTCTCCGAGCTGTTCGGCGAATTCGAGGACGGGCGCTATCCGCTGCAGTTCCAGCTGAACTAG
- a CDS encoding gamma-glutamyltransferase family protein, whose translation MRDFHLPGRSAVYAVNGLCATSHPLASRVAIDILQAGGNAADAAIAAAVLLGICEPQMTGLGGDCFILLKPPGNDERIVALNGSGRAPAGLSAAVLRGRGHETMPLRGPESVTVPGAVDAFCRLSADWGNLDLAQVLGPAIRYAEEGVPVAPRTAFDWALAEPHLQGAARRYYLIDGAAPTAGRIFQAPGQAEVLRRIATLGRAGFYEGEIAEDMVTSLRSLGGSHTPEDFAETACTYVDPISGRYRGAELVEHPPNGQGATAILMLNILSHFDIAALDPFGAQRAHLEAEATKLAHDARNRFLADPSQVRRLSHMLSPRTAERLAALIDPARAMPAPAPLTEAVHRDTVYLTVVDRDRMAVSLIYSVFHSFGSGLASSRFGINFQNRGAGFTLAVGHPNEAMGGKRPMHTIIPGMIRREGRLVMPFGVMGGSYQPTGHARITSNLADFGMDPQEAVDAPRAFSGPDGMMVERGYPDSVRAELAEMGHDVRIPEEPIGGAQAILIGANGVLIGASDPRKDGCALGY comes from the coding sequence ATGCGCGACTTTCATCTGCCCGGCCGTTCGGCCGTCTATGCCGTCAACGGCCTCTGCGCCACATCGCATCCGCTGGCATCCAGGGTCGCCATCGACATCCTGCAGGCCGGAGGCAATGCCGCGGATGCGGCCATTGCCGCCGCGGTCCTACTGGGGATCTGCGAGCCGCAGATGACCGGCCTCGGCGGCGACTGCTTCATCCTGCTCAAGCCACCGGGGAATGACGAACGCATCGTCGCGCTGAACGGGTCGGGACGCGCGCCGGCGGGCCTTTCGGCCGCCGTTCTGCGCGGACGCGGCCACGAGACGATGCCGCTCCGCGGCCCGGAGTCGGTGACGGTGCCCGGCGCCGTGGATGCGTTCTGCCGTCTCTCGGCGGACTGGGGCAATCTCGATCTCGCCCAGGTGCTCGGCCCCGCCATCCGCTACGCCGAGGAGGGCGTGCCGGTGGCGCCGCGCACCGCCTTCGACTGGGCCTTGGCCGAGCCGCACCTGCAGGGCGCCGCGCGGCGCTACTACCTGATCGACGGGGCGGCGCCGACGGCCGGACGGATCTTCCAGGCCCCGGGCCAGGCCGAGGTGCTGCGGCGGATCGCGACGCTGGGGCGCGCCGGCTTCTACGAGGGAGAAATCGCCGAGGACATGGTGACCTCGCTCCGAAGCCTCGGCGGATCGCACACCCCCGAGGATTTCGCCGAGACCGCCTGCACCTATGTCGACCCGATCTCGGGCCGCTACCGCGGGGCGGAGCTTGTGGAGCATCCTCCGAACGGCCAGGGCGCGACGGCGATCCTGATGCTGAACATCCTGTCGCATTTCGACATCGCCGCTCTCGATCCGTTCGGCGCGCAGCGCGCACATCTCGAGGCCGAGGCCACGAAGCTTGCCCATGACGCGCGCAACCGGTTCCTTGCGGATCCCTCGCAGGTCCGCCGCCTGTCGCACATGCTCTCGCCGCGCACGGCCGAGCGGCTGGCGGCGCTAATCGATCCCGCGCGCGCCATGCCGGCTCCGGCGCCGCTGACCGAGGCCGTCCACCGCGACACGGTCTATCTGACCGTGGTCGACCGCGACCGCATGGCGGTCTCGCTGATCTATTCGGTGTTCCACAGCTTCGGCTCGGGCCTTGCCTCGTCGCGGTTCGGCATCAACTTCCAGAACCGCGGCGCGGGATTCACCCTGGCGGTCGGGCATCCCAACGAGGCGATGGGCGGCAAGCGCCCGATGCACACGATCATCCCCGGCATGATCCGCCGCGAGGGGAGGCTCGTCATGCCGTTCGGGGTGATGGGCGGGTCCTATCAGCCCACCGGACATGCGCGCATCACGAGCAACCTTGCGGATTTCGGGATGGACCCGCAGGAGGCGGTGGATGCTCCGCGTGCCTTCAGCGGGCCGGACGGCATGATGGTCGAACGCGGCTATCCCGACTCGGTGCGCGCCGAACTCGCAGAGATGGGCCACGACGTCCGGATCCCGGAGGAGCCGATCGGCGGCGCCCAGGCGATCCTGATCGGCGCCAACGGAGTCCTGATCGGCGCCTCGGACCCGCGCAAGGATGGTTGCGCGCTCGGCTACTGA
- a CDS encoding ATP-binding protein, translating to MPSDAGRGLGGVTRISIDSEPMAVRAALAQLLDSLILRSLPVEDRDAAEIVLAEVLNNVVEHAYLSGRGEIEVALQLSRGRLTCEITDSGAPMPDQRLPDGGVPEPLPGEPLPEGGFGWSMIRALAKDLEYRRSDGLNRLSFRLGQGCPSPEDAQSAKIRDD from the coding sequence ATGCCCTCTGACGCCGGCCGCGGCTTGGGGGGCGTCACGCGGATCTCGATCGACAGCGAACCCATGGCGGTTCGGGCGGCACTGGCCCAGCTGCTCGATTCGCTCATCCTGCGGTCCCTTCCGGTCGAGGACCGGGACGCCGCCGAGATCGTGCTGGCCGAGGTGCTGAACAACGTCGTCGAGCACGCCTATCTCAGCGGCCGGGGCGAGATCGAGGTCGCGCTGCAGCTCAGCCGTGGCCGGCTGACCTGCGAGATCACCGACAGCGGCGCCCCGATGCCGGACCAGAGGCTGCCCGACGGCGGCGTGCCCGAGCCGCTCCCGGGCGAGCCGCTGCCCGAGGGTGGCTTCGGCTGGTCGATGATCCGGGCGCTGGCGAAGGATCTGGAATACAGGCGCAGCGACGGCCTGAACCGGCTGAGCTTCCGCCTGGGTCAGGGCTGCCCCTCGCCCGAGGATGCGCAATCCGCCAAGATCCGCGACGACTGA
- a CDS encoding STAS domain-containing protein: protein MNLEAEARGDLLVVRVQEERIDAAAAIQFKDRMRELVQAPGSRVLLDLSRVTFLDSSGLGAVVSVMKLLGPDRRLELAALGPVVQKVFRLTRMDRVFTIHDQVSDAL, encoded by the coding sequence ATGAATCTTGAAGCGGAAGCGCGGGGGGACCTGCTGGTGGTGCGCGTTCAGGAGGAACGGATCGACGCGGCGGCGGCGATCCAGTTCAAGGACCGGATGCGCGAACTCGTGCAGGCGCCAGGATCGCGGGTGCTGCTCGACCTGTCGCGCGTGACATTCCTCGACAGCAGCGGCCTGGGTGCGGTGGTCTCGGTGATGAAGCTGCTCGGCCCCGACCGGCGGCTGGAACTCGCGGCATTGGGGCCGGTGGTGCAGAAGGTGTTCCGCCTGACGCGGATGGACCGGGTGTTCACCATCCACGACCAGGTGAGCGATGCCCTCTGA
- a CDS encoding GAF domain-containing protein, giving the protein MDYDRFAETIDALCHGETDTVALMATFACELHHAHPLSDWTGFYRVTAPGTLKIGPYQGSHGCLVIPFSRGVCGAAARTGEVQLVPDVDAFPDHIACSSTTRSELVLPVRDGAGRLLGVLDLDSNTPAAFTDEDAERLAALLARVFRDAG; this is encoded by the coding sequence ATGGACTACGACCGGTTCGCCGAAACCATCGACGCGCTCTGCCACGGCGAGACCGACACGGTCGCGCTGATGGCGACCTTCGCCTGCGAGTTGCATCACGCGCATCCGCTGTCGGACTGGACCGGCTTTTATCGCGTGACGGCGCCCGGGACGCTGAAGATCGGCCCCTATCAGGGCTCGCATGGCTGTCTGGTCATCCCGTTCTCGCGCGGGGTCTGCGGTGCGGCGGCGCGGACGGGCGAGGTGCAGCTCGTTCCCGATGTCGATGCGTTTCCCGACCACATCGCCTGCTCGTCCACCACACGGTCCGAACTCGTCCTGCCGGTCCGGGACGGCGCCGGGCGGCTGCTGGGGGTGCTCGACCTCGACAGCAACACGCCTGCCGCCTTCACGGACGAGGATGCGGAGCGGCTCGCGGCGCTGCTGGCCCGCGTCTTCCGCGACGCCGGGTGA